From the Acidovorax carolinensis genome, one window contains:
- a CDS encoding Bug family tripartite tricarboxylate transporter substrate binding protein codes for MHSSHRRLAIAALALAPLALAMFPAAAQDTQPVRLIVGYAAGGPVDQGARLFGQALSKELGVPVMVENKTGANATIAGSEVVRAKPDGLTLWFAASPTITISPNVMTKMPFDPAKDLAPVAPILSYYNVLVVNNNEPYKNVRELVAHAKANPGKLAYGSAGVGGSNHLGALLFANRSGIEMNHIPYKGNAPAMTDVIGGQLNMMLDIISTASTYIHSGKVRALAVTSPQRNASLPDVPTFAESGIEGLKGFDVGGWYGVFGPKGLPPELVAKLNKAVNAALAQPDLKKRYKELGYDEWTGSPQKLAERAAKERAMWATVTQGIVVD; via the coding sequence ATGCATTCTTCCCACCGCCGCCTTGCCATTGCCGCCCTGGCTCTGGCGCCCCTCGCCTTGGCCATGTTCCCCGCCGCTGCCCAGGACACGCAGCCCGTGCGCCTCATCGTCGGCTATGCCGCGGGCGGCCCCGTGGACCAGGGCGCTCGCCTGTTTGGTCAGGCGCTGTCCAAGGAGCTGGGCGTGCCGGTCATGGTGGAAAACAAGACCGGCGCCAATGCCACCATTGCCGGCAGCGAAGTGGTGCGCGCCAAGCCCGATGGCCTGACGCTGTGGTTTGCCGCCAGCCCCACCATCACCATCAGCCCCAACGTGATGACCAAGATGCCGTTCGACCCGGCCAAGGACCTGGCGCCGGTGGCGCCCATCCTGAGCTACTACAACGTGCTGGTCGTCAACAACAACGAACCCTACAAGAACGTGCGCGAGCTTGTGGCCCATGCCAAGGCCAACCCCGGCAAGCTGGCCTACGGTTCGGCCGGCGTGGGCGGTTCCAACCACCTGGGTGCGCTGCTGTTTGCCAATCGCAGCGGCATCGAGATGAACCACATCCCCTACAAGGGCAACGCACCGGCAATGACGGATGTGATCGGCGGCCAGCTCAACATGATGCTGGACATCATCAGCACCGCCAGCACCTACATCCACAGCGGCAAGGTGCGCGCCCTGGCCGTCACCTCGCCGCAGCGCAATGCCTCGCTGCCCGACGTGCCCACCTTCGCCGAGTCGGGCATCGAGGGCCTCAAGGGCTTTGACGTGGGCGGCTGGTACGGCGTCTTCGGCCCCAAGGGCCTGCCGCCCGAGCTGGTGGCCAAGCTCAACAAGGCCGTCAATGCGGCCCTGGCCCAGCCCGATCTGAAAAAACGCTACAAGGAACTGGGCTACGACGAATGGACGGGCAGCCCCCAGAAGCTGGCCGAGCGCGCCGCCAAGGAGCGCGCCATGTGGGCCACGGTGACCCAGGGCATCGTGGTGGATTGA
- a CDS encoding acyl-CoA dehydrogenase family protein: MIRDPETLEALLDSVRRFVRERLVPAENEVSETDEIPEAIVQEMRNLGLFGMTIPEKFGGLELTMEEECRVLLELCQTAPAFRSIIGTTVGIGSQGILMDGTPEQQAEWLPKLATGEVIASFALTEPEAGSDAASLRTTAIRDGDHYIVNGTKRYITNAPHAGMFTLMARTNPQDKGAGGVSSFIVDAKTPGISFGKYDKKMGQRGAHTCDVIFDNVKVPAANLIGLQEGRGFKTAMKVLEKGRIHIAAVAVGVAKRILRDALQYALERKQFGQPISDFQLVQAMLADSQAELYAAECMTLDAARRRDDGHNVSTEASCAKMFATEMCGRVADRAVQILGGAGYMAEYGIERFYRDVRLFRLYEGTTQIQQIIIARNMVREARNA, translated from the coding sequence ATGATCCGCGACCCAGAAACCCTTGAAGCCCTGCTCGACAGCGTGCGCCGATTCGTGCGCGAGCGCCTGGTGCCCGCCGAAAACGAAGTGTCCGAGACCGACGAGATTCCCGAAGCGATCGTGCAGGAAATGCGCAACCTCGGCCTGTTCGGCATGACCATTCCCGAGAAGTTCGGTGGTCTGGAGCTGACCATGGAGGAAGAGTGTCGTGTGCTGCTGGAGCTGTGCCAGACCGCACCGGCCTTCCGCTCCATCATCGGCACCACGGTGGGCATTGGCTCGCAGGGCATCCTGATGGACGGCACGCCCGAGCAACAGGCCGAGTGGCTGCCCAAGCTGGCTACGGGCGAGGTGATTGCATCGTTCGCGCTCACCGAGCCCGAAGCCGGATCGGACGCGGCCTCGCTGCGCACCACGGCCATCCGCGATGGCGACCACTACATCGTCAACGGCACCAAGCGCTACATCACGAACGCTCCGCACGCTGGCATGTTCACGCTGATGGCGCGCACCAACCCGCAGGACAAGGGCGCTGGCGGCGTGTCGTCTTTCATCGTGGACGCCAAGACCCCCGGCATCAGCTTTGGCAAGTACGACAAGAAGATGGGGCAGCGCGGCGCCCATACCTGCGACGTGATCTTCGATAACGTCAAGGTGCCGGCCGCCAACCTCATCGGCCTGCAGGAAGGCCGCGGGTTCAAGACCGCGATGAAAGTGCTGGAAAAAGGCCGCATCCACATTGCCGCGGTGGCCGTGGGCGTGGCCAAGCGCATTCTGCGCGACGCGTTGCAATACGCGCTGGAGCGCAAGCAGTTCGGCCAGCCGATCAGCGACTTCCAGTTGGTGCAAGCCATGCTGGCCGACAGCCAGGCCGAGCTGTACGCGGCCGAGTGCATGACCCTCGACGCCGCGCGCCGCCGCGACGACGGGCACAACGTCTCCACCGAGGCCTCGTGCGCCAAGATGTTCGCCACCGAGATGTGCGGCCGCGTGGCCGACCGCGCGGTGCAGATCCTGGGCGGCGCCGGCTACATGGCCGAGTACGGCATCGAGCGCTTCTACCGCGACGTGCGCCTGTTCCGCCTGTACGAGGGCACGACACAGATCCAGCAGATCATCATCGCGCGCAACATGGTGCGCGAAGCACGCAACGCATGA
- a CDS encoding tripartite tricarboxylate transporter substrate binding protein codes for MHSSTSRRSFIAGSLLAAVHPLAAFASESWPSRPVRFIVPFPPGGPVDTTARVFSQKLSEIWKTPTVIDNRAGAGGVVGATAAAKEAPDGYGLFVGAIHHSVNPALMGKLPYDIEKDFAPISFAAMFPVFIVAHPSVPANTLQELIALAKKGTPLAYGSSGNGGGTHLAGELFNMEAGTKLQHIPYKGSAPAMNDLLGGQVQLMFSDAPTALPHIKSGRIKVLGVASRQRSAMLPNVPTGVESGLPGYEAYSWAALFAPAKTPQAVLDKINADFNTAMKDPAVRQRLLDAGAEADPGTQEQMRQRLRSELDKWAKVIKTAGITPG; via the coding sequence ATGCATTCCTCGACCTCGCGCCGCAGCTTCATTGCCGGCAGCCTGCTCGCCGCCGTTCATCCGCTAGCGGCATTCGCTTCCGAATCGTGGCCCAGCCGGCCCGTGCGTTTCATCGTGCCGTTTCCGCCCGGCGGCCCGGTGGACACCACGGCCCGCGTTTTCAGCCAGAAACTTTCCGAGATCTGGAAAACCCCCACCGTCATCGACAACCGTGCCGGCGCGGGCGGGGTGGTGGGCGCCACGGCCGCCGCCAAAGAAGCACCCGATGGCTACGGACTGTTCGTGGGCGCCATCCACCATTCAGTCAACCCCGCGCTGATGGGCAAGCTGCCCTACGACATCGAAAAGGACTTCGCGCCCATCAGCTTCGCCGCCATGTTCCCTGTGTTCATCGTGGCGCATCCGTCGGTGCCAGCCAACACCCTCCAGGAACTGATTGCCCTGGCCAAGAAGGGCACGCCGCTGGCCTATGGCTCTTCGGGCAACGGCGGCGGCACGCACCTGGCGGGCGAGCTGTTCAACATGGAGGCCGGCACCAAGCTGCAGCACATCCCCTACAAAGGCAGCGCCCCGGCCATGAACGACCTGCTGGGCGGCCAGGTGCAGCTGATGTTCAGCGACGCGCCCACCGCGCTGCCGCACATCAAATCCGGCCGCATCAAGGTGCTGGGCGTGGCCAGCCGCCAGCGCTCGGCCATGCTGCCCAACGTGCCCACCGGCGTGGAATCCGGCCTGCCCGGCTACGAGGCGTATTCCTGGGCCGCGCTGTTTGCGCCCGCCAAGACGCCGCAGGCCGTGCTGGACAAGATCAACGCCGACTTCAACACCGCGATGAAAGACCCCGCCGTGCGCCAGCGCCTGCTGGACGCCGGCGCCGAAGCCGACCCCGGCACGCAGGAGCAGATGCGCCAGCGCCTGCGCAGCGAGCTGGACAAATGGGCCAAGGTCATCAAAACGGCGGGGATCACGCCGGGCTGA
- a CDS encoding thiolase, whose translation MSRVPQSHLDAAAVNRPLRGRVAIAGAATYGCGEAPGMDDMTLLVRAAHAAVADAGLTMQDIDGLATCSVNASMWTMPVIEHLGINPTYVDGTMIGGSSFIAHLLPAMRALEAGQCKAVLVCYGSAQRSATFGRKEGVAARRFLDPQPYEHPYEPVLPVAAYALAAARHMHEFGTTREQLAEVAVAARAWAQKNPEAFMRDPLTIEDVLSARPIASPLGVRDCCLVTDGGGAIVLTRAERARDLPRPPVYVLGNATAIWNRQISCMPDLTTTAAAQSGAQAFAMAGLKAADMDMAQVYDAFTINTILFLEDLGFCAKGEGGAFVAAGGIAPGGRLAVNTNGGGLSCVHPGMYGIFALIEAVRQLRGETGARQLSKHRTAVVHGNGGTLSSQSTAVLGTAETL comes from the coding sequence ATGAGCCGCGTTCCCCAATCCCATCTGGATGCCGCTGCCGTGAATCGCCCGCTGCGCGGCCGCGTGGCCATCGCCGGCGCTGCCACCTATGGCTGCGGCGAGGCGCCCGGCATGGACGACATGACGCTGCTGGTGCGCGCTGCGCACGCGGCCGTGGCCGACGCGGGCCTGACCATGCAGGACATTGACGGCCTGGCCACCTGCAGCGTCAACGCCAGCATGTGGACCATGCCAGTCATCGAGCACCTGGGCATCAACCCGACCTATGTGGACGGCACCATGATCGGCGGCAGCAGCTTCATCGCCCACCTGCTGCCGGCGATGCGCGCGCTGGAGGCTGGCCAGTGCAAGGCCGTGCTGGTGTGTTATGGCAGCGCGCAGCGCTCCGCCACCTTCGGGCGCAAGGAAGGCGTGGCTGCCCGGCGTTTCCTGGACCCACAGCCCTACGAGCACCCCTACGAGCCGGTGTTGCCCGTCGCCGCCTACGCGCTGGCCGCCGCGCGCCACATGCATGAATTCGGCACCACGCGCGAGCAGCTGGCCGAGGTGGCGGTGGCTGCACGTGCCTGGGCCCAGAAGAACCCCGAGGCCTTCATGCGGGACCCGCTCACGATTGAGGACGTGCTTTCGGCCCGGCCGATTGCGAGCCCGCTGGGTGTGCGCGACTGCTGCCTGGTAACCGACGGCGGCGGCGCCATCGTGCTCACCCGCGCCGAGCGTGCGCGCGACCTGCCCAGGCCGCCGGTCTACGTGCTGGGCAATGCCACGGCAATATGGAACCGCCAGATCTCGTGCATGCCCGACCTGACGACGACGGCCGCTGCGCAGTCGGGCGCACAGGCCTTTGCGATGGCCGGGCTGAAGGCCGCCGACATGGACATGGCGCAGGTGTATGACGCCTTCACCATCAACACCATCCTGTTCCTGGAAGACCTGGGCTTTTGCGCCAAGGGCGAGGGCGGCGCCTTCGTCGCTGCCGGTGGCATCGCGCCCGGTGGGCGCCTGGCCGTCAACACCAATGGTGGCGGCCTGTCCTGCGTGCATCCGGGCATGTACGGCATCTTTGCGTTGATCGAGGCCGTGCGCCAGCTGCGCGGCGAAACGGGCGCACGCCAGCTCAGCAAACACCGCACAGCCGTGGTCCATGGCAACGGCGGCACGCTGTCGAGCCAGTCCACCGCCGTGCTCGGCACGGCCGAAACCCTCTGA
- a CDS encoding CaiB/BaiF CoA transferase family protein, translated as MGHLRVLDLSRVLAGPWCTQNLADMGADVIKIEKPGEGDDTRHWGPPFFADAAGTPTDNACYFAACNRNKRSVTVDMATPEGQELIRELACQSDVLVENFKTGGLARYGLDYESLRHLNPRLIYCSVTGFGHTGPYASRAGYDMLVQAMSGLMSITGHADSEPGGGPLRVGVAVIDLFTGMYATSAILSALEARHHTGRGQHIDMALLDVAMAILANQGTGYLNSGNVPKRQGNTHPSVVPYQDFPTQDGNVLLAIGNDGQFARFCAAAGVDWAQDARFTTNAGRVRHRDTLIPMMSALTRTRPMAEWVRLLEDKAVPCGPINHIGQAFDDPQVQYRGLRVEQERYPGAQPPAGEHVNRVVTTASPMRLSDTPPTLRHAPPALGQHTEQVLRERLGVDKERMAALRAKGVV; from the coding sequence CTGGGCCACCTGCGCGTGCTCGACCTCTCGCGCGTGCTCGCCGGTCCCTGGTGCACCCAGAACCTGGCCGACATGGGGGCCGATGTGATCAAGATCGAGAAGCCCGGCGAGGGTGACGACACGCGCCACTGGGGCCCGCCCTTTTTTGCCGATGCGGCCGGCACACCCACCGACAACGCCTGCTACTTTGCCGCCTGCAACCGCAACAAGCGCTCCGTCACGGTGGACATGGCCACACCCGAGGGCCAGGAACTCATCCGCGAACTGGCCTGCCAAAGCGACGTGCTGGTGGAAAATTTCAAGACCGGGGGCCTTGCGCGCTACGGCCTGGACTACGAGAGCCTGCGCCACCTCAACCCACGTCTGATCTACTGCTCGGTCACAGGCTTTGGCCACACCGGGCCTTATGCATCGCGCGCTGGCTACGACATGCTGGTACAGGCCATGAGCGGGCTGATGAGCATCACCGGGCACGCCGACTCAGAGCCCGGCGGTGGCCCCTTGCGCGTGGGTGTGGCCGTGATCGACCTTTTCACCGGCATGTACGCAACCAGCGCCATCCTCAGCGCCCTGGAAGCGCGCCACCACACGGGCCGCGGCCAGCACATCGACATGGCCCTGCTGGACGTGGCCATGGCCATCCTGGCCAACCAGGGCACGGGTTATCTCAACTCCGGCAACGTGCCCAAGCGCCAGGGCAACACCCACCCCAGCGTCGTGCCCTACCAGGACTTCCCCACGCAGGATGGCAACGTGCTGCTGGCCATTGGCAACGACGGGCAGTTCGCCCGCTTTTGCGCCGCCGCCGGCGTGGACTGGGCACAGGACGCGCGCTTTACCACCAACGCCGGCCGTGTCAGGCACCGCGACACCCTCATCCCCATGATGAGCGCGCTCACCCGCACGCGGCCCATGGCCGAATGGGTACGTCTGCTGGAAGACAAGGCCGTGCCCTGCGGCCCCATCAACCATATCGGCCAGGCCTTTGACGACCCCCAGGTGCAATACCGGGGCCTGCGCGTGGAGCAAGAGCGCTACCCCGGCGCCCAGCCGCCTGCGGGCGAACACGTCAACCGCGTGGTGACCACGGCCAGCCCCATGCGCCTGTCAGACACACCGCCCACGCTGCGCCATGCACCACCTGCCCTGGGCCAGCACACCGAGCAGGTATTGCGCGAACGCCTGGGTGTGGACAAAGAGCGCATGGCTGCGCTGCGCGCCAAGGGCGTGGTGTAG
- a CDS encoding acetyl-CoA C-acetyltransferase, producing MRRAAIVTPVRTPVGTFGGSLRPVPVEELAATTVRAVVERSGIDPARIDDVVMAQSYANSEVPCVGRWAALQAGLPVSVPGMQLDRRCGGGLQAIVTAAMMVQSGAADVVIAGGVESMSNIEYYSTDMRWGARSGNVRFFDRLERGRERSQPVERFGKISGMIETAENLARDYGITREEADAYAVRSHQRTAAAWASGRFNDEIVPVQVPHRKGDPVVFSKDEGFRADVTAESLGKLRVLMPNGTVTAGNASQQNDASAACLIVAEDKLAELGLTPMATLVGWAAAGCEPSHMGIGPVPAVKKLLARLNLKIDDMDLVELNEAFACQVLSVLKGWEWQDQDAIAHKLNVNGSGISLGHPIGATGVRILATLLHELQRRKGRYGLETMCIGGGQGIAAVFERA from the coding sequence ATGCGCAGAGCCGCCATCGTCACCCCTGTTCGTACCCCCGTCGGCACCTTCGGCGGCAGCCTGAGGCCCGTGCCCGTGGAGGAGCTGGCAGCCACCACGGTGCGCGCCGTGGTCGAGCGCAGCGGCATCGACCCCGCGCGCATCGACGACGTGGTCATGGCCCAGTCCTACGCCAACAGCGAGGTGCCTTGCGTGGGCCGCTGGGCCGCGCTGCAGGCGGGTTTGCCGGTGTCGGTGCCGGGCATGCAGCTCGATAGGCGCTGCGGCGGCGGCCTGCAGGCCATCGTCACGGCCGCGATGATGGTGCAAAGCGGCGCCGCCGATGTGGTGATTGCCGGCGGCGTGGAGAGCATGAGCAACATCGAGTACTACAGCACCGACATGCGCTGGGGCGCGCGCTCGGGCAACGTGCGCTTTTTTGACCGCCTGGAGCGCGGCCGCGAGCGCTCGCAGCCGGTGGAGCGCTTCGGCAAGATCTCGGGAATGATCGAGACGGCAGAGAACCTGGCGCGCGACTACGGCATCACGCGCGAGGAGGCCGATGCCTACGCCGTGCGCAGCCACCAGCGCACGGCGGCCGCCTGGGCCTCGGGGCGCTTCAACGATGAAATCGTCCCCGTGCAGGTACCCCACCGCAAGGGCGACCCGGTTGTTTTCAGCAAGGACGAAGGCTTTCGCGCCGATGTGACGGCCGAGAGCCTGGGCAAGCTGCGCGTGCTGATGCCCAACGGCACCGTCACTGCCGGCAACGCCAGCCAGCAAAACGATGCCAGCGCTGCCTGCCTGATCGTTGCCGAGGACAAACTGGCCGAACTGGGTCTGACGCCCATGGCCACCCTGGTGGGCTGGGCGGCGGCGGGCTGCGAACCCTCGCACATGGGCATCGGCCCGGTGCCGGCCGTCAAAAAGCTGCTGGCGCGGCTGAACCTCAAGATCGACGACATGGACCTGGTGGAGCTTAACGAGGCCTTCGCCTGCCAGGTGCTGTCCGTGCTCAAGGGCTGGGAATGGCAGGACCAGGATGCCATCGCGCACAAGCTCAACGTCAACGGCTCAGGCATCTCGCTGGGCCACCCCATCGGCGCCACCGGCGTGCGCATCCTGGCCACGCTGCTGCACGAACTGCAGCGCCGCAAGGGCCGCTACGGGCTGGAGACGATGTGCATTGGCGGCGGCCAGGGCATTGCGGCGGTGTTCGAACGGGCGTAA
- a CDS encoding class I adenylate-forming enzyme family protein has product MSERIHHLLDRWLAEAPQQPFIHLPDGHTLSFADLGALTDTAEAELRALDVRPGDRVLVVAENCPEHAALILACSRVGAWSCGVNARMAPAEIDSFAAKADARVVFFTAAASRSAATHAQRFAAVDSALPGMQHSPVRADAQPESGPLRDAVAALIFTSGTTGEPKGVMLTHDALIHFARVSGASRALGPQDRSYAFVPMTHIFGLGTVLISSLLAGAQLVMRPQFDSDDLLDALARHGVSQLQGPPALFSRLLAHLQERGIQRPDAPALRYLYTGAGPLDLALKQRVEAAFGQTLHHGYGLSEYAGSVHLTRLGEQRPDTSAGYAVAEAEVQVTDPATGEPLPLGERGELWIRGRGLMPGYFSDPAATNAVMREGGWYASGDLGEMHADGALFVVERLKEMIIRSGFNVYPAEVETALNAHPSVQRSAVVGRTVDDGNEEIVAFVEMRPGATLDADAMQAHLRNLLAPYKRPSHIVALHELPTNTNGKVLKRTLKDQALTLTT; this is encoded by the coding sequence ATGTCCGAACGCATCCACCACCTGCTGGACCGCTGGCTGGCCGAGGCACCGCAGCAGCCCTTCATTCACCTGCCAGATGGCCACACCCTGAGCTTTGCCGACCTGGGCGCGCTTACCGACACGGCCGAGGCCGAGCTGCGTGCGCTCGACGTGCGCCCCGGCGATCGCGTGCTGGTCGTGGCCGAGAACTGCCCCGAGCACGCCGCGCTGATCCTGGCCTGCAGCCGGGTGGGCGCCTGGTCCTGCGGCGTGAACGCGCGCATGGCGCCCGCCGAGATCGACAGCTTCGCCGCCAAGGCCGATGCGCGCGTGGTGTTCTTCACGGCCGCGGCATCCCGCAGCGCGGCTACGCACGCACAGCGCTTTGCGGCGGTGGACTCGGCCCTGCCCGGCATGCAGCACAGCCCCGTGCGTGCAGATGCGCAGCCCGAGTCCGGCCCGCTGCGCGACGCGGTGGCGGCGCTGATCTTCACCTCCGGCACCACCGGCGAACCCAAGGGCGTGATGCTCACGCACGACGCGCTGATCCACTTTGCGCGCGTGTCCGGCGCTTCCCGCGCGCTGGGCCCGCAGGACCGCAGCTATGCCTTCGTGCCCATGACCCACATCTTCGGGCTGGGCACGGTGCTGATCAGCTCGCTGCTGGCCGGCGCCCAGCTGGTGATGCGCCCGCAGTTCGATTCTGACGACCTGCTCGATGCGCTGGCCCGCCACGGCGTGTCGCAGCTGCAGGGGCCGCCCGCGCTGTTCTCGCGCCTGCTGGCCCATCTGCAGGAGCGCGGCATCCAGCGGCCCGACGCGCCGGCGCTGCGTTATCTCTACACCGGTGCCGGCCCACTGGACCTGGCATTGAAGCAACGCGTGGAGGCGGCCTTCGGCCAGACGCTGCACCACGGCTACGGTTTGTCGGAATACGCGGGCTCGGTGCACCTCACGCGCCTGGGCGAGCAGCGACCCGACACCAGCGCCGGCTACGCCGTGGCCGAGGCCGAGGTGCAAGTCACCGACCCGGCCACGGGTGAGCCGCTGCCGCTGGGCGAGCGCGGCGAGCTGTGGATCCGCGGGCGGGGCCTGATGCCAGGCTATTTCAGTGACCCGGCGGCGACCAACGCGGTGATGCGCGAAGGCGGCTGGTACGCCAGCGGCGATCTCGGAGAGATGCATGCCGACGGCGCGCTGTTCGTCGTGGAGCGCCTGAAGGAAATGATCATCCGCTCGGGCTTCAACGTCTATCCGGCCGAGGTGGAGACGGCGCTCAACGCGCATCCGAGCGTCCAGCGCTCGGCCGTGGTAGGCCGCACCGTGGACGATGGCAACGAGGAGATCGTGGCCTTCGTCGAGATGCGCCCCGGTGCCACGCTGGACGCCGACGCCATGCAGGCCCACCTGCGCAATCTGCTCGCGCCCTACAAACGCCCTTCGCACATCGTTGCCCTGCACGAACTGCCCACCAATACCAACGGCAAGGTGCTCAAGCGCACGTTGAAAGATCAGGCCCTGACCCTGACCACCTGA
- a CDS encoding Zn-ribbon domain-containing OB-fold protein, whose translation MHLSAQTHYQAELDAGRFCLQHCPQCQNHVFTPRELCPHCGASPLRWVRASGLGTVYSATTIARKADAGGNYNVALIDLDEGVRMMSRVEGVAPEAVHIGQRVQAHVAHKDGRGLVLFQPAVQGGAE comes from the coding sequence ATGCACCTGAGCGCACAAACCCACTACCAGGCCGAGCTAGATGCCGGCCGCTTTTGTCTGCAGCATTGCCCGCAGTGCCAGAACCACGTATTCACGCCACGCGAGCTGTGCCCGCACTGCGGCGCCAGCCCGCTGCGCTGGGTGCGCGCGAGCGGCCTGGGCACCGTGTATTCCGCCACCACCATCGCACGCAAGGCGGACGCCGGCGGCAACTACAACGTGGCCTTGATCGACCTGGACGAAGGCGTACGCATGATGAGCCGCGTGGAGGGCGTGGCGCCCGAGGCGGTACACATCGGCCAGCGCGTGCAGGCCCATGTGGCGCACAAGGACGGACGCGGCCTGGTGCTGTTCCAGCCCGCCGTGCAAGGGGGTGCCGAATGA
- a CDS encoding PaaI family thioesterase has product MRLIGATQVPAPPGKVHVRLPHLREELLNQLPAAHGGVIMALLDSVMSRAAGELPDAPSQTAVTVEMSSRFHRPARGALLAEGWVVHATRSLCSCAGQLIDEQGQVVATASGTFKYWLAPVTWKSIE; this is encoded by the coding sequence ATGCGGCTCATCGGCGCCACGCAGGTGCCAGCGCCACCGGGCAAGGTGCATGTGCGCCTGCCACACCTGCGCGAGGAACTGCTCAACCAGCTGCCGGCCGCGCACGGCGGCGTCATCATGGCGCTGCTCGATTCGGTGATGTCGCGCGCCGCTGGCGAGCTACCGGATGCGCCCTCGCAGACTGCCGTGACCGTGGAGATGAGCAGCCGCTTCCATCGCCCGGCACGCGGCGCGCTACTGGCCGAGGGCTGGGTGGTGCACGCCACGCGCAGCCTGTGCAGCTGTGCGGGCCAGCTGATCGACGAGCAGGGCCAGGTGGTGGCCACGGCCAGCGGCACCTTCAAGTACTGGCTGGCACCGGTGACCTGGAAATCCATCGAATGA
- a CDS encoding LysR family transcriptional regulator, with amino-acid sequence MAMHFDLVDLRLMVRIAEANSMTRGAELSFISLPAASTRIKNLEESIGTKLLYRTSQGVTLTPPGQAFVTHARMVLGQIEHLRGDMQEYVRGIKGHVRVFANTTSLGEFLPPVLRLYLRRNPDVNIDLRERLSHDIVRAVTEGQTDIGIVAGLVRTENLETLPYHRDRLVLVVPRGHALDGQMQIDFADTLELDYVGLHESSAIHAFLRQASDQLHRPIKLRIQVGNFETACRMIESGVGVGVLPESAASRHAQTMDIAIVPLSDAWSVREMQICVRSLEALPSFAQELVELLVADAQGRLQLA; translated from the coding sequence ATGGCCATGCATTTTGATCTTGTGGATTTGCGTTTGATGGTGCGCATTGCTGAAGCAAACAGCATGACGCGCGGAGCGGAGTTGTCTTTCATTTCCTTGCCTGCCGCGAGCACGCGCATCAAAAACCTGGAAGAGAGCATTGGCACAAAGCTGCTGTACCGCACCAGCCAGGGCGTGACGCTGACCCCGCCGGGCCAGGCCTTCGTCACCCATGCGCGCATGGTGCTGGGCCAGATTGAGCACCTGCGCGGCGATATGCAGGAATACGTGCGTGGCATCAAGGGCCATGTGCGCGTGTTTGCCAACACCACGTCGCTGGGCGAGTTCCTGCCGCCGGTGCTGCGCCTTTACCTGCGTCGCAACCCGGACGTCAACATCGACCTGCGCGAGCGCCTGTCGCACGACATCGTGCGCGCCGTGACCGAGGGGCAGACCGACATCGGCATCGTCGCCGGCCTGGTACGCACCGAAAACCTCGAGACCCTGCCCTACCACCGTGACCGCCTGGTGCTGGTGGTGCCGCGCGGCCATGCGCTCGACGGCCAGATGCAGATTGACTTTGCCGACACGCTGGAGCTCGACTATGTCGGCCTGCACGAGTCGAGCGCCATCCATGCATTTTTGCGCCAGGCCAGCGACCAGCTGCACCGCCCGATCAAGCTGCGGATTCAGGTCGGCAATTTCGAGACCGCCTGCCGCATGATCGAGTCGGGCGTGGGCGTTGGGGTGCTGCCCGAGTCGGCTGCCAGCCGCCACGCCCAGACCATGGACATCGCCATCGTGCCGCTGTCGGATGCCTGGTCGGTGCGCGAAATGCAGATCTGCGTGCGCAGCCTGGAGGCCCTGCCCAGCTTTGCGCAGGAACTGGTGGAGTTGCTGGTGGCAGACGCGCAGGGGCGGTTGCAGCTGGCGTGA